Proteins from a genomic interval of Pseudomonas versuta:
- a CDS encoding CpaF family protein, with translation MTNEQLFGSGLYKDGRADHDGLKLVLHRYIIDAIEETGKNLLEDSRQVLSQFVIERVAEYVSRLHLAISRYEMERLAEEIVDELTGFGPLEVLLRDPAVTEILVNGPHRVFVEREGLLSQSDLRFIDDHHVERVMQRILAPLGRRLDESSPMVDARMPDGSRVNAIIPPIALDGPCLSIRKFRKDMLKSSDLVAMQTIDQPIFEFFQEAVGKRCNILISGGTGTGKTTLLNILSQLINPHERLVTIEDVAELQLGHPHVVRLETRPPNAEGHGEVKSSDLIRNALRMRPDRIILGEIRGVEVLDVLTAMNTGHDGSMSTVHANTAQDALLRLETLVGLTGRTVAEKTLRQMICAALDVIIQLTRMPDGRRCVSEVLEVVGVRDDVYVTNTLFRLDKRTGFGFMREALNPAGDKLRRDPILNANG, from the coding sequence ATGACCAATGAACAGTTGTTCGGCTCGGGCCTGTACAAGGACGGTCGCGCCGACCATGACGGCCTGAAACTGGTGCTGCACCGTTACATCATTGATGCCATCGAGGAAACCGGGAAAAACCTGCTGGAAGATTCGCGCCAGGTCCTGTCGCAATTTGTCATCGAGCGGGTCGCGGAATACGTGTCGCGCCTGCATCTGGCGATCTCGCGTTACGAGATGGAACGCCTGGCTGAAGAAATCGTCGACGAACTGACCGGTTTCGGCCCGCTTGAAGTTCTGCTGCGCGACCCGGCGGTGACTGAGATTCTGGTTAACGGACCGCACCGGGTATTTGTCGAGCGCGAAGGCCTGCTCAGTCAAAGTGACCTGCGCTTTATCGATGATCATCACGTAGAGCGGGTGATGCAGCGTATTCTCGCGCCGCTGGGCCGGCGCCTGGACGAGTCCTCGCCGATGGTCGATGCGCGTATGCCTGACGGCAGCCGGGTCAACGCGATCATTCCGCCCATTGCCTTGGACGGTCCTTGCCTGTCGATCCGGAAATTTCGCAAGGACATGCTTAAAAGCAGCGACCTGGTCGCGATGCAAACCATTGATCAGCCGATCTTTGAGTTTTTCCAGGAGGCGGTTGGCAAGCGCTGCAATATCTTGATCAGCGGCGGTACCGGTACCGGTAAAACCACGTTGCTCAACATTTTGAGTCAGTTGATCAACCCCCATGAACGTCTGGTCACCATCGAAGACGTGGCGGAGCTGCAGCTCGGCCACCCCCACGTGGTGCGTCTTGAAACCCGGCCGCCCAATGCTGAAGGGCACGGTGAAGTCAAATCCAGCGATCTGATTCGCAACGCCCTGCGGATGCGTCCGGACCGCATCATCCTTGGCGAAATTCGCGGTGTTGAAGTGCTTGATGTGCTGACCGCGATGAACACTGGCCACGATGGTTCGATGAGTACCGTGCATGCCAACACTGCGCAAGATGCGTTGCTGCGTCTGGAAACTCTGGTGGGCCTGACCGGGCGCACGGTGGCGGAGAAAACCTTGCGCCAGATGATCTGCGCCGCACTGGACGTCATTATCCAGCTGACGCGTATGCCGGATGGTCGACGCTGCGTCAGTGAGGTGCTGGAGGTGGTGGGAGTACGGGACGATGTTTATGTCACCAACACCCTGTTCCGGCTGGATAAGCGTACGGGCTTTGGTTTTATGCGCGAAGCCTTGAACCCGGCAGGCGACAAGTTGCGTCGCGACCCCATTTTGAATGCAAACGGCTGA